The following are encoded together in the Arcticibacterium luteifluviistationis genome:
- a CDS encoding DUF3095 family protein has product MEDIQYYTKLKNSNKNLVELLDSESAFSDVPNTWHVVVVDILNSTQAVDEGKHHQVNLTATGSIISVLNTIRKEKQSIEIPYFFGGDGATFILPSLLLKKIVLVLDNYSLHIKRNTNLTLRVGHVPVSHLTTENCSLKIVKHRLSAQLSIPIVLGNGLKKAEEIIKRDFQENNLTNFKEDLLNLEGMECRWEQVNPNQTQNKVVCLLLDAVNDSNQREVYKNVLTKMDAIFGTFEIRQPIKSDKLKLSFSILKIWEEMKISLAKKNLGYLFKNWISTLFGKFYLSLSPNGIQYLKQIGQLSHTFMLDGMINTIFTAEQPKIDLFLAYLNQLEKDKKIIFGIHITHASVMSCYVLDRKTKHSHFVDGTEGGYTSAAKMFKEKMTK; this is encoded by the coding sequence ATGGAAGACATACAATACTATACCAAACTAAAAAACTCAAACAAAAATCTTGTAGAGTTATTGGATAGTGAATCCGCTTTTTCGGATGTCCCAAATACCTGGCATGTAGTGGTAGTAGATATTCTAAATTCAACTCAAGCTGTGGATGAAGGAAAACATCATCAGGTAAATTTAACTGCCACAGGCTCCATAATATCAGTACTGAATACTATACGGAAAGAAAAACAAAGTATTGAAATACCTTATTTTTTTGGTGGTGATGGAGCTACTTTTATTCTTCCAAGCCTGCTTTTGAAGAAAATAGTCCTAGTCTTAGATAATTATAGCCTTCATATAAAGAGAAATACCAATTTAACACTTAGAGTTGGGCATGTTCCTGTTAGCCATTTGACTACGGAAAACTGTAGTCTTAAAATAGTTAAACATAGGCTTTCAGCACAATTATCCATTCCTATTGTCTTAGGTAATGGTTTAAAAAAAGCCGAAGAAATCATCAAAAGAGATTTTCAAGAAAATAACCTTACCAATTTCAAAGAAGACCTTTTAAACTTAGAAGGCATGGAATGCAGGTGGGAACAAGTTAATCCCAATCAGACCCAAAATAAAGTAGTCTGTCTGTTATTGGATGCTGTAAATGACAGCAATCAAAGAGAGGTTTATAAAAATGTTCTAACTAAAATGGATGCTATATTTGGCACATTTGAAATAAGACAACCCATAAAATCAGACAAGCTAAAACTGAGTTTCAGTATTCTAAAAATTTGGGAGGAAATGAAAATTAGTCTAGCCAAGAAAAACTTAGGCTACTTATTTAAGAATTGGATTTCAACGCTATTCGGAAAATTCTATTTAAGCCTATCTCCTAACGGAATACAATACCTAAAACAAATTGGTCAATTATCGCATACTTTCATGCTTGACGGCATGATTAATACTATTTTCACCGCCGAACAGCCTAAAATAGACCTTTTTTTAGCCTACCTAAATCAACTAGAAAAAGATAAAAAAATCATCTTTGGCATACATATAACACATGCTTCCGTAATGTCCTGCTACGTCTTGGACAGAAAAACCAAGCATTCACACTTTGTGGATGGAACCGAAGGTGGGTATACCTCAGCCGCCAAAATGTTTAAAGAAAAGATGACTAAATAG
- a CDS encoding TolC family protein, whose translation MSKRLIYIGLTSLSLAFTACKTPFLVEKNVNKSVPASFNNSQDTANSGKINWQDYFIDPYLQALIDTALVNNQELNITLQEIDISKNEVMARKGEYMPSVNIGGGAGFDKVGRYTSRGSSEATTDIKPGRETPDPLPDFTVGAFATWEVDIWHKLRNAKKAAMTRYLSSVEGKNFMVTNLIAEISNSYFELLALDNELDIVHQNIEIQTNALRIVKLQKEATRVTELAVRKFEAEVLSTRGLQYSIMQEIVETENRINLLVGRFPQHIERNSTGFSNLVTDGIHGGIPSDLLENRPDIKQAELELVAAKLDVTVAKANFYPSLGISASLGLQAFNPLYLARIPESLLTSLVGDMVGPLVNKNAIRATYFNANASQIQAVYNYERTLLTAYIEVANQLSKIDNLKMSYDLKEQEVAALTQSITIANRLFSSARADYMEVLLTQRDALESKFELIETKKQQMNAMVNVYQALGGGWN comes from the coding sequence ATGAGTAAAAGGTTAATATATATAGGTTTAACGAGTTTATCTCTTGCATTTACAGCTTGTAAAACCCCATTTTTAGTAGAGAAAAATGTCAATAAATCAGTACCTGCGAGTTTTAATAACTCGCAGGATACTGCCAACTCTGGTAAGATTAATTGGCAAGATTATTTTATAGACCCATATCTGCAAGCACTGATAGATACGGCATTAGTAAATAATCAAGAGCTGAACATTACACTTCAAGAAATTGATATTTCTAAGAACGAAGTGATGGCCAGAAAAGGGGAGTATATGCCCTCCGTGAATATAGGTGGTGGAGCAGGTTTTGACAAAGTAGGTAGGTACACCAGTAGAGGTTCTAGCGAGGCCACTACCGATATCAAACCTGGTAGAGAAACACCAGACCCATTACCAGATTTTACGGTAGGAGCTTTTGCTACTTGGGAAGTGGATATTTGGCACAAATTAAGGAATGCAAAAAAAGCAGCCATGACACGTTACCTGTCTAGTGTAGAGGGAAAAAACTTTATGGTGACTAATTTGATTGCTGAAATTTCTAATTCATACTTTGAGCTGTTGGCTCTTGATAATGAGTTAGATATAGTACATCAAAACATTGAGATTCAGACCAATGCACTGAGGATTGTCAAACTTCAAAAAGAAGCGACTCGTGTTACAGAATTGGCCGTACGTAAGTTTGAGGCGGAAGTTTTGAGTACCAGAGGTTTGCAGTATAGTATTATGCAGGAAATTGTTGAAACTGAAAATAGAATCAATCTTTTAGTAGGAAGGTTTCCGCAGCATATTGAAAGGAATTCTACAGGTTTTAGCAATTTGGTAACCGATGGAATTCATGGTGGCATTCCTTCTGATTTGTTAGAAAATCGTCCTGATATAAAGCAAGCCGAATTAGAATTAGTAGCAGCTAAATTAGATGTTACCGTGGCTAAGGCCAATTTCTATCCTTCTTTAGGTATTTCGGCTAGTTTAGGTTTACAGGCTTTTAATCCGCTGTATTTAGCCAGAATTCCGGAGTCATTATTAACTTCTTTAGTAGGGGATATGGTGGGACCGCTTGTTAATAAGAACGCTATAAGGGCTACGTATTTTAATGCCAATGCTTCGCAAATTCAGGCAGTTTATAATTACGAAAGAACCTTACTTACGGCATATATAGAAGTGGCAAATCAGCTTTCTAAAATTGATAACCTGAAAATGAGTTACGATTTAAAAGAGCAAGAGGTAGCGGCTTTGACACAGTCTATCACCATTGCTAATCGTCTTTTTAGCTCCGCAAGGGCAGATTACATGGAAGTGCTGCTTACACAGCGTGATGCTTTAGAATCAAAATTTGAGTTGATAGAAACAAAAAAACAACAAATGAACGCGATGGTTAATGTGTACCAAGCCTTAGGTGGCGGTTGGAACTAA
- a CDS encoding efflux RND transporter permease subunit — protein MFSNIIHRPVFAIVISVIILFTGALAIKQLPISQFPEIAPTTVNIFIAYPGASADILVKSTLITLENAINGTQDVRYMATDATSAGEATLRIVFEPGTDPNLAVIRVKTRVDQVMPLLPDLVQREGVVITPIQPSMLMYVNLYSTDEKLDEKFLYNYANVNMIPEINRIRGVARSQILGSRQYAMRVWLNPDRMRAYSISAEEVMEALAEQSIIGRPGRIGQSSGIAAQSLEYVLTYKGRLNKPEEYDNVIIRANSEGESIKLKDIANVELGSEFFDIYSNLDGQPSAAIVLKQNFGSNATEVIADVKSKLEEMKQSFPPGVDYKISYDVSKFLDASVEQVTHTLRDAFILVALVVFIFLGDWRSTLIPILAVPVSLVGAFFIMQFFGLSINLVTLFALVLAIGIVVDNAIVVVEGVHSKMEEKNLSPYNATKEVLSEISGAIIAITLVMTAVFIPVSFMSGPVGVFYRQFSITMASSIVLSGVIALTLTPVLCAMLLKNNHGKPKRKTPINWLLAGFNNVFEKLTGKYVGLLKLIVNKRVVTVAILLIFCAGIFGVNKVLPAGFIPGEDQGTIYAIIQTPPGATLERTNQVSRELQKICEEVEGVESVSSLAGYEIMTEGRGSNAGTCLINLENWSDRDHTVHEIIEELEEKTRDLGAIVEYFEPPAVPGFGSSGGFSMRLLDKTNSTDYQEFDKINKDFMAELEKRDELNGLFTFFAANYPQYEIEIDNQVAMQKGVSIGKAMENLNIMIGSTYEQGFIRFGRFFKVYVQSSPEFRRLPTDVMNMFVKNDHDEMVPYSSFMKLIKKQGPNEITRYNMYNSASIQGQPGKGYTTGDAIAAIKTVASETLPKGYDIAWEGLSYDEAQRGNESMYIFAIVLVFVYLVLAAQYESFLLPMAVILSLPVGVFGSLAVLKLMGLANDIYAQVGLIMLVGLLGKNAVLIVEFAVQKRNEGLSIMDAAIEGARVRFRPILMTSFAFMAGLIPLVMAHGAGAIGNRTIGGSALGGMLIGTLFGVIIIPGLYYIFATISDGRNLIKNEVNEALSESFVRSMEEERSILESIRKANKKLKKLLGLTNKKEDDNE, from the coding sequence ATGTTTAGTAATATAATACACAGACCTGTATTTGCGATTGTAATTTCGGTTATCATTCTCTTTACAGGAGCATTAGCAATTAAGCAGTTACCAATTTCCCAGTTTCCGGAAATTGCCCCTACCACGGTTAATATATTTATAGCTTATCCGGGTGCAAGTGCAGATATTTTGGTGAAATCTACATTGATAACACTAGAGAATGCCATTAACGGTACGCAAGATGTAAGATACATGGCCACAGATGCCACCAGTGCAGGAGAGGCCACACTTAGGATAGTTTTTGAACCGGGAACAGACCCCAATTTGGCGGTAATTAGGGTAAAAACGAGGGTTGACCAAGTTATGCCTTTACTACCAGATTTGGTTCAAAGAGAAGGGGTGGTAATAACACCAATTCAGCCTAGTATGTTGATGTACGTTAACCTGTACAGTACCGACGAAAAACTAGACGAAAAATTTCTGTACAACTATGCCAACGTCAATATGATTCCTGAAATTAACAGGATTCGTGGTGTGGCAAGGTCTCAGATTTTGGGTAGTAGGCAGTATGCCATGCGTGTTTGGTTAAATCCTGACCGTATGCGTGCTTACAGTATTTCGGCAGAAGAGGTTATGGAAGCTTTGGCAGAGCAAAGTATCATTGGTCGTCCGGGTAGAATAGGGCAAAGTTCTGGTATTGCAGCTCAGTCTTTAGAGTATGTTTTGACTTATAAAGGAAGGCTTAATAAACCAGAGGAATACGACAACGTAATTATCAGGGCAAATTCTGAAGGTGAAAGTATTAAACTAAAGGATATAGCAAATGTAGAACTAGGCAGTGAGTTTTTTGATATTTATTCTAACCTAGATGGTCAGCCGTCTGCGGCCATAGTTTTAAAGCAAAACTTTGGTAGTAATGCCACCGAGGTAATAGCGGATGTGAAAAGTAAACTGGAGGAAATGAAACAATCTTTCCCTCCCGGTGTGGATTATAAAATATCTTATGATGTGTCAAAATTCTTAGATGCATCTGTAGAGCAGGTGACCCATACGCTGCGTGATGCCTTTATTTTGGTAGCATTGGTGGTTTTTATCTTTTTAGGTGATTGGCGTTCTACATTGATTCCAATATTAGCCGTTCCGGTTTCGCTAGTAGGGGCATTCTTTATCATGCAGTTTTTTGGGCTCTCCATTAATCTTGTAACCTTATTTGCACTTGTTTTGGCCATCGGAATTGTGGTAGATAATGCCATTGTGGTGGTGGAAGGGGTCCATTCCAAAATGGAAGAGAAAAACCTCTCGCCTTATAATGCAACCAAAGAAGTGCTTAGTGAAATAAGTGGAGCCATTATAGCTATTACGCTGGTAATGACGGCAGTATTTATTCCTGTCTCCTTTATGTCAGGGCCGGTGGGTGTGTTTTATAGACAGTTTTCCATAACCATGGCATCTTCCATTGTCCTTTCGGGGGTAATTGCTCTTACGCTTACGCCAGTTCTTTGTGCCATGTTGTTAAAAAATAACCATGGTAAGCCAAAAAGGAAAACACCAATTAACTGGTTGTTAGCTGGTTTTAATAATGTGTTTGAAAAGCTTACAGGAAAATATGTAGGTCTTTTAAAATTGATAGTTAATAAAAGAGTAGTCACTGTGGCTATTTTGCTGATATTTTGTGCTGGGATTTTTGGCGTCAATAAAGTTCTGCCTGCTGGTTTTATTCCAGGGGAAGACCAAGGTACTATTTATGCCATTATACAAACCCCTCCGGGTGCTACATTAGAAAGAACAAACCAAGTGTCTCGTGAACTTCAAAAGATATGTGAGGAAGTAGAAGGAGTGGAGTCGGTTTCTTCTTTAGCTGGTTATGAAATCATGACAGAGGGTAGAGGGTCAAACGCAGGTACTTGTTTGATTAACCTTGAAAACTGGTCTGACAGAGACCATACTGTTCATGAGATTATTGAAGAACTAGAAGAGAAAACTAGAGATTTAGGAGCCATTGTAGAATACTTTGAACCACCGGCTGTACCAGGTTTTGGTTCATCAGGAGGATTTTCTATGCGTCTTTTAGATAAAACTAACTCTACGGATTATCAGGAGTTTGATAAGATAAATAAGGACTTTATGGCAGAGCTAGAGAAGCGTGATGAGCTAAACGGTTTGTTTACGTTTTTTGCAGCCAATTATCCTCAATACGAGATAGAGATTGACAATCAAGTGGCTATGCAAAAGGGTGTTTCTATTGGTAAAGCCATGGAAAACCTTAATATCATGATTGGTAGTACGTATGAGCAAGGCTTTATTCGTTTCGGACGTTTTTTCAAAGTTTACGTTCAATCTTCTCCTGAATTCAGAAGGTTACCTACTGATGTTATGAACATGTTTGTGAAAAATGATCATGATGAAATGGTGCCTTATTCTTCATTTATGAAGCTTATAAAAAAGCAAGGGCCTAATGAAATTACGAGATACAATATGTATAACTCGGCATCTATTCAGGGGCAACCTGGCAAGGGCTATACCACAGGTGATGCCATTGCGGCTATTAAAACAGTGGCCAGCGAAACATTGCCAAAAGGATATGACATAGCATGGGAGGGCCTTTCTTATGACGAGGCACAGCGTGGAAACGAGTCCATGTATATTTTTGCCATCGTTTTGGTTTTTGTTTACCTGGTACTTGCAGCTCAATACGAAAGTTTCCTTTTACCAATGGCCGTAATTCTTTCTCTGCCAGTTGGTGTGTTTGGTTCGCTTGCGGTGTTAAAGTTAATGGGCTTAGCCAATGATATTTATGCCCAAGTTGGTTTAATTATGTTGGTAGGTCTATTAGGTAAAAATGCCGTTTTAATAGTGGAGTTTGCTGTACAGAAACGAAATGAAGGACTATCAATCATGGATGCAGCCATAGAAGGTGCCAGAGTTAGATTTAGGCCTATTTTAATGACTTCTTTCGCCTTTATGGCAGGTTTAATACCGTTAGTTATGGCTCACGGAGCAGGTGCCATTGGTAATAGAACCATTGGAGGATCTGCTTTGGGAGGTATGCTTATAGGTACACTTTTCGGTGTAATTATTATTCCTGGTTTATACTACATTTTTGCAACTATCTCTGATGGACGAAATCTTATCAAAAATGAGGTAAATGAAGCCTTGTCAGAAAGTTTTGTAAGGTCAATGGAAGAAGAAAGGTCAATTCTTGAGAGTATTCGTAAAGCGAATAAGAAGCTTAAGAAGCTTTTAGGTTTAACAAATAAAAAAGAAGACGATAATGAGTAA
- a CDS encoding efflux RND transporter periplasmic adaptor subunit codes for MNKIFMLLSLGTMLCLASCESEKEKEAEVETTFLVTSPIKKDTSLIKDYVSQIHSIQHIELRALEKGYLQKIFVDEGQYVKEGQMMFQIMPAMYKAELQKAIAETNFAEIEYQNTKSLADSNIVSKNELALAKAKFDKAKAEQSMAEVHLSFTQIKAPFSGIMDHFEVRQGSLLDEGELLTTMSDNSKMWVYFNVPEAEYLDYKASMDKSNMLKVKLMMANNKLFDYEGIVETIEADFNNETGNIAFRATFPNPKGLLRHGETGNVQVTNPLKNALLIPQKATFEVLDKNYVYVVDKDNIIRSRQITIAAELPHIYAISGGLEIDDKILLEGLRKVKENQKIEYTFLKPEAVISDLGLYAE; via the coding sequence ATGAATAAAATTTTCATGCTGCTTAGCTTGGGCACTATGCTGTGTCTTGCTAGCTGCGAATCAGAAAAGGAAAAAGAAGCGGAAGTAGAAACTACTTTCTTGGTCACGAGTCCAATAAAAAAAGACACTTCCCTTATTAAGGATTACGTAAGTCAGATTCATTCCATTCAGCACATTGAATTACGAGCTCTGGAGAAAGGATATTTACAAAAGATTTTTGTGGATGAAGGGCAGTATGTAAAAGAAGGGCAAATGATGTTTCAAATTATGCCAGCGATGTATAAAGCGGAACTTCAAAAAGCCATAGCAGAAACCAATTTTGCGGAGATAGAATATCAAAACACCAAGTCATTGGCCGATAGCAATATTGTATCTAAAAACGAATTGGCTTTGGCCAAGGCTAAATTCGATAAAGCTAAAGCAGAACAGTCCATGGCAGAGGTACACCTGAGTTTTACTCAAATAAAAGCTCCGTTTAGTGGAATTATGGACCATTTTGAGGTGAGACAGGGTAGCTTATTAGATGAAGGTGAGTTATTAACTACCATGTCGGATAACAGTAAGATGTGGGTTTATTTCAATGTTCCTGAAGCGGAATATCTTGATTATAAGGCGAGCATGGATAAATCAAACATGCTTAAGGTGAAACTAATGATGGCTAACAATAAGCTATTTGATTATGAAGGAATAGTAGAAACCATAGAAGCAGACTTTAATAATGAAACAGGAAATATAGCCTTCAGAGCTACTTTTCCAAATCCAAAAGGGCTTTTAAGACATGGAGAAACTGGAAATGTACAAGTTACAAATCCACTTAAAAATGCACTGCTAATTCCACAAAAAGCAACTTTCGAGGTTTTGGATAAAAACTATGTCTATGTAGTTGATAAAGATAATATTATTCGCTCTAGACAAATCACAATAGCGGCGGAGTTACCACATATCTATGCCATTTCGGGAGGTTTAGAAATTGATGATAAAATTCTTCTAGAGGGTTTGCGTAAGGTGAAGGAAAATCAAAAAATCGAATATACGTTTTTGAAACCTGAAGCCGTGATTTCTGATTTAGGTCTGTATGCCGAATAA
- a CDS encoding DUF3375 family protein: MKQKEVILSIVQESPSVELLRLRNRDLVLDFFLLAFNKDITNISYENLQQLLLDYISHHNTSLEENESNTIETLETKVKSTIREWTNKGFLANYKNESGDIFYELSPHTNKTINWLFSLEKKEFVGAESKFKDIFNKLKELVEFTNEDIEKRIEILEDKKLNIEQEIQQLKIGENIKVFEEHEIIPRFQQLTFSAKELLSDFKEVEDNFKNITKDIYQKHTDENITKSDILTFTFDALDDLKESYQGKSFYAFWRFLMDRNLQEEWNILTDELYSTLAEKNIQVNDTFLKSMKNYLHTSGNKVYQANDKMAEKLSRIIRENDNSEKKLAKKVIQEIKNYLTEVSRTKARPDLSIEVEVINKINIPFDKRLTFEPKEEITYNNKPELAKNDISQSNQLSKIFKENVIDKNLLRNRIKEVLKLKSQTTLNEVIEYNGGIEKGLPELFGYFGIVKDFTHSFNPEKQQEIIFDKVSNKSIKVPEIILIK, encoded by the coding sequence ATGAAGCAAAAAGAAGTTATTCTGTCAATAGTTCAGGAATCGCCAAGTGTGGAACTATTACGTTTAAGAAATAGAGACCTAGTACTTGATTTTTTTCTTTTAGCCTTTAATAAAGATATAACAAATATTTCCTATGAAAATCTACAGCAATTACTACTTGATTATATTTCTCATCACAATACTAGTTTAGAAGAAAATGAAAGTAACACAATAGAAACATTAGAAACTAAAGTCAAAAGCACGATTAGAGAATGGACTAACAAGGGTTTTCTCGCCAACTATAAAAATGAAAGTGGTGACATTTTCTATGAATTATCCCCACATACAAACAAAACGATTAACTGGCTTTTTAGCCTTGAAAAAAAAGAATTTGTAGGTGCAGAGTCTAAATTCAAAGATATATTTAATAAGCTTAAAGAGTTGGTTGAATTTACCAATGAAGACATTGAAAAACGAATAGAAATACTTGAAGACAAAAAACTAAATATTGAACAAGAAATTCAACAACTTAAGATTGGTGAAAATATAAAAGTATTCGAAGAACATGAAATTATTCCAAGATTTCAACAACTAACATTTTCAGCGAAAGAACTACTCTCCGACTTTAAGGAAGTTGAGGATAATTTCAAAAATATTACAAAAGATATTTATCAAAAGCATACGGATGAAAATATTACTAAAAGTGATATTCTAACATTCACATTTGATGCTCTTGATGATTTAAAAGAAAGCTATCAAGGAAAAAGTTTTTATGCTTTTTGGAGATTTTTAATGGATAGAAATCTTCAAGAAGAATGGAATATTTTAACGGACGAACTATACTCAACATTAGCGGAGAAAAACATCCAAGTTAATGACACTTTTTTAAAGAGTATGAAAAATTATCTTCACACCTCTGGTAATAAAGTATATCAGGCTAATGATAAAATGGCTGAAAAATTAAGTCGAATTATTAGAGAAAATGATAATTCAGAAAAAAAACTTGCAAAAAAAGTTATTCAGGAAATCAAAAACTATTTAACAGAAGTTAGCAGGACAAAAGCGAGACCTGATTTATCAATTGAAGTTGAAGTAATTAACAAAATAAATATACCTTTTGATAAGCGTTTAACTTTTGAACCAAAAGAAGAAATTACTTATAACAATAAGCCAGAACTTGCGAAAAACGATATTTCTCAATCAAATCAATTATCCAAAATTTTCAAAGAAAATGTTATAGACAAAAACCTTTTAAGAAATCGAATAAAAGAAGTGCTAAAATTAAAATCTCAAACAACACTTAATGAGGTTATAGAATATAATGGAGGTATAGAAAAAGGTTTACCTGAACTATTTGGGTATTTTGGAATAGTAAAAGATTTTACACACAGCTTTAATCCAGAAAAACAGCAAGAAATCATATTTGACAAAGTCAGCAACAAATCCATTAAAGTCCCTGAAATAATTTTAATAAAATGA
- a CDS encoding DUF4194 domain-containing protein, with amino-acid sequence MNSLQENIKPYSKAVVKLLKGTINKNDIIWDDILIYQNEIQEYISKIGLELIVKENDGFAFLKQFEIDNENNTIGIASRRQIGFETSIVLVILRQIIEEFESDPTDFTVTERYITESELKEQIAFFLPENFNRVKFLNDLKKYIENVEKLGYIKESGTSGNEKKYKIHKIIKEKVTLDILNEFKENLKQYVESI; translated from the coding sequence ATGAATTCATTACAAGAAAATATAAAACCATATTCAAAAGCAGTGGTTAAGCTATTGAAAGGAACAATTAACAAAAATGATATTATCTGGGATGATATATTAATTTATCAAAACGAAATTCAAGAATATATTAGTAAAATTGGATTAGAACTAATTGTAAAGGAAAATGATGGTTTTGCATTTCTTAAACAATTTGAAATTGATAATGAAAATAATACAATTGGAATTGCATCAAGAAGACAAATAGGCTTTGAGACCAGTATCGTATTGGTCATTCTAAGACAGATAATTGAGGAATTTGAAAGCGACCCTACAGATTTTACAGTTACTGAAAGGTATATAACTGAATCTGAGTTAAAAGAACAAATTGCATTCTTTCTTCCCGAAAATTTCAATAGAGTTAAATTCTTAAATGACTTAAAAAAATACATTGAAAATGTAGAAAAATTGGGTTACATAAAAGAAAGCGGAACAAGTGGAAATGAAAAAAAATACAAGATTCATAAAATAATTAAAGAAAAAGTCACACTTGATATTTTAAATGAATTTAAAGAAAATTTAAAACAATATGTGGAGTCTATTTAG